A stretch of DNA from Brevibacterium sp. CBA3109:
AGTTGTGGGAACTTTTCGCGCAGCTTCTTCGGGGACAGAATGTTGGCTTTCCAGAAGTTGTCCTGTTGGCACCAGCTGATGACGTAGCGGATCTGATCGAGCGTGTATCCGTCGCGGTCGATGAGTAGTCGGATCGAGTCGTGGTTGGTCTTAGTCCGGGTCGGGGTCTTGTTGCCGTTGGCTTCGATCCCGGCGTCGAGGAGGTCGAGGAGTTCATCCACATCTTGGCGAGGTTCGGGTGCGGGCTCATCGGGTCGGGAGTCGCTTGCGACTTGCGACGAAGAGGGTTTACTTACCTCTGTCTCTACCTCTGTCTCTACCTCTGTCTCTACCTCCATCTCTGCTACGTTTTTGCTTAGCAAATTGCTTGACTGTTTGCTTGAGCTTTTTGCTTGGCTCCCGCTTGGCATTTTGCTTCGCTTTCAGTCCACCTTTTCGCCCTGCATCAGCTCTGACCTGGCGTTTTGCTTCAATCTCCTGGGCGCGACTGGAGCTGGGGCCTGCCAGAGAGCAGACGTTCTCAACGGTGGGCACGACGATCTTCTCACCCAGCTCTCCGACCGGGACCCGTCCCAGTGAAGCCCGCTCGCGCCCTCACCTGCCTCAAACGTCCACCAGCCCCGGGCGAGAATCCACACATGTGGCGCCTGCACCCATCGACGATCCTCGCCCGGCGAAACCTCCCCAATGGTGGGCGTTCCTCATCCCCATCGCCATCGGAGGAGTACTCGCAGTCGTCACTGGGATGTGGTGGTTCCTCCTCTTCAGCGTGTCCGCGCCCATCTCCGGATATGTCTCCCATGTCATGGAGAAGCGTCGGTACGCACGCGATTGCGCCCAATGCGTCATCGACCGCCGGGCAGCGATTGAGACAGCGCGGCGACGGCTGGCCACTCTGGTCGCCGAGCACAGGCGCCGGCTGCAGATCGGTTCGGGTCTATGCCTGGGCTTCGGATCTGTTCGCAGCCCCATCACGATCGCCGATGAACTCTGCGAGGGCACCGATCACCTCGAGGGAACGGTCATCATCGACGATGTGCCGCTTCGCATCGACCCGAGCACAACCTCGGTGACGGTCACCGGCGACTACGAGCAGCTGCGCCGCATGGCCCTGTCCTGGCTGGCCGACCCCACCTACGACTGGCGTCCTTGTCCCGACCTGCTCCGGCTTCCGGAACTGCAGGGAAGGCGCTTCGACCACGAAGGCCCGACTGAGTCGATGATTGGGGTGAGCATGTCCGGCCAGAGTTCGGCGACGACGCTGCATGTGCACGCACCTGCACCCACCACATCGATCTCGCTGTCATTGGGCGCTCTGGCCCAGGCGCGCACCGTCGACTCATCGGCAGCCGACGACCCGGCGCCGGGCAGAACCTTCGTAGCCGCTCTGATGCCGCCTGGCCGGTTCCTCACTCTCGAACACCGCCAGGAGGGCAGAACAGGAGGCGAGCATCTGCCGAACCACGGTCTGGGCGACCTCTATGATGACGCGCCACAGGCCATTGGCAACCGCTGGGCGCGACATGCTTCCGGGCCGGTGACGATTGGGCGCGGAAAAGACGGGGACATCGCCCTCGACCTCTTCAACGACGGCCCCCACGCCCTCGTGGCGGGAACGACCGGCAGCGGGAAATCCATTCTGCTCCAGACCTGGCTGCTCGCACTGGCCCTGGAACACCCACCTCGGCGGTTGGCATTCGTCCTCATCGACTTCAAAGGCGGGGCGACATTTGCCTCACTGGAGGATCTGCCGCACACGGACAGCGTCCTTGATGATTTCGATTCGGCCGGCGCCTTCCGCGCATTGGTCTCCATCCGTGCCGAGATCACCCGACGCGAACGGCTCCTGGCCGACCACGGATGCTCCGATGTCCTCGAACTCGACGATCCCCCGCCGAGGCTGGTCGTCGTCATCGACGAATTCCACGCACTCATGGCCACCCATCCGAAGGCAGCTGATCTGCTGGAGCACCTGACAGCGCTGGGTCGATCCTTGGGCGTGCATCTGATACTCGCCACGCAGCGCCCGCTCGGCGTCGTCACCGGGCAGATTAAAGCCAACATCAATATCAGGGTGTGTCTGCGCGTGCGCGAGGAGGCCGACTCATTCGACGTCATCGGAGTCAACGATGCTGCACATCTGCCGCCCGACAGACCCGGTGCAGCCTGCCTCGATTCGGGTTCGTCGATGGTGGAGTTTCGGGTTGCAGCCCCAACCTCTGCTTCCGCCTCCACCGCGGTGCGCCATCGACCTCGTCTGCGACCATGGGAACCCGGTCGTGGTCTTCCCACCCAACACAGTGTCAACGGCATCCGTGTCGGCAATCTCCAGCAAGCAGATTCTGAGACCTGCGACCGGTCTCAGCGCTCGCCTCATCCACGTCGTCGGGTGGTTCTCCCGCCCCTTCCCGACGTCGAGAAGATCCCCGCGCAACTGTCATCGCGAACCGGCGACGGTGTCCCCACAGTCACTGGGCTTGTCGACATTCCCAGTCATCAGAGGCAGAGCGAATGGACGTACTCCCCGGACGTTGATGGCTCGACCATCGTCGTCGGGACCGATCCGATTGTCGTCTCGTCAGTGTTGAGGCGAATGGCGGCCAGTGCCACTTCGACTCACCGGGTCGTGGCTCTGGGGCGCATCGCAGAGTCCTTGGAGTGGGCCGAGGTCACGTGCGGAATGGACACCGGGTGGCGATTCCACACGATTCTCGACCATCTGCATCGAGGACCTGCCGCAGGAAACCAGCCGGCCACGATCGTCGTGTGCAGCAATTGGAACGAGTTCATCGACTCCATGGACCACCAAATGGCCGCTGAGGCGGAGCGGCTGCTCAAGCACGGGTCCGGATTGGGGCTGACGTTTCTGCTGGCCGGGTGCCGAGCAGCCACGAGCACAAGCGCCAATTTCACATCACAGGTGATATTCCCGCCTGGCGCGGGAGGTGATGGGCTCAGCGTCGGACTGTCCAGGCAGCGGTTCGTCGGGGTGTGGCCGGAGTACAGAGCAGTGCTCGTCGGCCCCAGTGCGCAGGAGGCCGGTGGTGACGGTGCCGATGTGCAGTTGGTGCCGCACCGACAGAGCTGCGCTGGTGAGGCCGGCGGCGATGACAGGCAGGGCGGCTTCGAACCACGGTGGCGTGGACTTAAGGCTGTGCCGGGGCACGCCCAGTCGGATCCGACGAGCACGTCGATCCCGCTCGGAATCGACCCCTTCGGCGAACTCGTCGTCTGGGATCCGGCCCGTGACGGACAGGTTCTCAGTGTCCGTGGATCACCGCAGAGTGGGAAGAGTCAGACCGCAACCATGCTGCAGGAGACGTCCTCAGCAGCAGCAATGAATACCATCCACGGCCTCGCGATCGACGACGATGCACATCTGGACACGAACCCGGATGCCTTCGATCTCCTCGATGGCGGACTGCATGTGGTGACGATGCCGGTGCGGTTCACTCCCGGCTACGGCTCCCCTTTGGCCAAGGCACAGGGCCTGGGCCCGATGCTGATCATCGGCGCCCACAGTCGGCAGGATCTCAGCAATCTGGGTCTGCTCAGACTGCCACCACTCGATGGGGATCCGGGGACCGCATGGTTCGTCACCGAGCAGAGAACTCAGGCAGTGAGGCTCTTCTCACCGCAACGCTCCGCTCTCCTCAGCAGCGGTCCGAGGTTCAGTGCGTCTGGGCAGGCGGTCCCGTGAGCGTTTCATAACGGTAGAGTTCGCTCGCCTGGCCCGCTTCCACGAGCCGGTCGGCCAGTGCCGAAACAACTGGCATGCCGCTCGTGACCTCAAGCACCACGTCGGCATCGACGGAGAGCCGGGCGAGGAGGAGTTCGGCATCGGCGATCGCTGCTGTGAACAGCTCGCTCGTGGTGTCGGCGGCCTCGTCACGGGTTTCGAACATCGACCCGATGATGAGTTCGGTGGGTGCTTCCTCGTCATCACCTGGGGCGGGCATCGCATCCGTGATATCGACGCCCGTCTGCTCGGCCTCCCGCGCGTAGGAGACGGCGAAGGCGCTCAGTCCGGCATCGGCGGCGGCACCGGCTTCACCGTTGAGCAGCGCGGCACCATGGGCGCCGGCGGCTTCGGAGAGAAACGCGTTGTTGACCTGACCGATCGTCAGCGGTCCCACCGCGTCGTCCTTGTTCACGGCCGTGTACCAGGCCAGGAACGCCTTCGTCAGCTTCACCGATCCGGTCGCCACGATCTCAAGGTCCTCGGCTCGTCCGCCACCGCTGGGTGGCAACGCACCGGCTGCGACCTTGATCACCCTGGTCGTCGTCAGCGGTGCGAACCCGAGCGCCTGCGCGAAGCCGGCGCCCGGGCTGCCGGCCTGCACACGTGTGCGCAGGTCAAGTCCTTCCAGGGTGGTTCCGACGGTCTCAGCGCACACGGCTTCGAAGAGTTCCCGTCCCTGACCATGTCCTTGTTCCTCGCTCGCAACTTCGACGTGGACCCACGCCCGGTAGGGGTGGAGTGGGGACTGCGCGATCGCGGCGGCACCGACAGGAACCCCAGGGACCACCTCGGCGATGACGGATCGCAGCAGGGGCGAGTCCGAGGACGGACGGAAAAGTGACCTGGCCATGTGGGCGGCCGGCGTATCGGCGTCGGCGAACACCTCGTTCAACCGCAGGTCGTCACCATCGGTCAGGTCTCTGATCGGCATTGTGTGCGCTCCTTGAACGGGTCGAGAACTTGATAATCTTGGCGTCATGACTGACTTAAGCGATCCTACCGCCGCCGCCCGCGCCGCGGCCACGACCATCAACTCCAAAGCCGGCATCGAATCCCATGACATTGCTCTCGTCCTCGGCTCGGGCTGGGGTGGAGCAGCGGAGCTCCTCGGCGAGACGATCAGCGAAATCTCCGCCGCCGAGGTTCCCGGGTTCCATGCTCCCGCCGTCGAAGGCCATGGCGCCACCCTGCGCACGATCCGGATCGAGGCCAACGGCAAGCACGCCCTCGTCCTGGGATCTCGCACCCACTACTACGAGGGCAAGGGAGTGCGCGCCGTGGCCCACGGGGTCCGCACCGCCGCTGCCGCCGGATGTGAGAGCCTCGTGCTCACCAACGGCTGCGGAGGACTCAACCGCAATTGGGCCGCTGGCACCCCGGTCCTCATCTCCGACCACCTCAACCTCACCGGCACCTCCCCCATCGAGGGCGCGAACTTCGTTGACCTCACCGACCTCTATTCCCCCCGGATGCGGGCCATCGCCAAAGAGGTCGATCCGAGCCTCGACGAAGGCGTCTATGCCCAGTTCCGCGGACCTCACTATGAAACTCCAGCCGAGGTGCGCATGGCCGGGATCCTCGGCGCAGACCTCGTCGGAATGTCCACCTCTTTGGAGGCCATCGCCGCACGTCAGGCCGGTATGGAGCTGATGGGCATCTCCTTGGTGACGAACCTCGCCGCCGGCATCCAGGAGACCCCGCTTTCCCATGCCGAGGTCATCGAGGCCGGAGTCGCGGCAGCCCCGCGCATCTCCGGGCTGCTCGCCGACATCGTCGCCAAACTCTGACGAAGGCCTGCCACTCGGCAGTAGCCCGCGAGCACTCCCCTGGCCCGACAGCACTCCCCTGCACGACCAGCGTTCCTCTGACCTGAGCAGCATTATCTA
This window harbors:
- a CDS encoding FtsK/SpoIIIE domain-containing protein; this translates as MAPAPIDDPRPAKPPQWWAFLIPIAIGGVLAVVTGMWWFLLFSVSAPISGYVSHVMEKRRYARDCAQCVIDRRAAIETARRRLATLVAEHRRRLQIGSGLCLGFGSVRSPITIADELCEGTDHLEGTVIIDDVPLRIDPSTTSVTVTGDYEQLRRMALSWLADPTYDWRPCPDLLRLPELQGRRFDHEGPTESMIGVSMSGQSSATTLHVHAPAPTTSISLSLGALAQARTVDSSAADDPAPGRTFVAALMPPGRFLTLEHRQEGRTGGEHLPNHGLGDLYDDAPQAIGNRWARHASGPVTIGRGKDGDIALDLFNDGPHALVAGTTGSGKSILLQTWLLALALEHPPRRLAFVLIDFKGGATFASLEDLPHTDSVLDDFDSAGAFRALVSIRAEITRRERLLADHGCSDVLELDDPPPRLVVVIDEFHALMATHPKAADLLEHLTALGRSLGVHLILATQRPLGVVTGQIKANINIRVCLRVREEADSFDVIGVNDAAHLPPDRPGAACLDSGSSMVEFRVAAPTSASASTAVRHRPRLRPWEPGRGLPTQHSVNGIRVGNLQQADSETCDRSQRSPHPRRRVVLPPLPDVEKIPAQLSSRTGDGVPTVTGLVDIPSHQRQSEWTYSPDVDGSTIVVGTDPIVVSSVLRRMAASATSTHRVVALGRIAESLEWAEVTCGMDTGWRFHTILDHLHRGPAAGNQPATIVVCSNWNEFIDSMDHQMAAEAERLLKHGSGLGLTFLLAGCRAATSTSANFTSQVIFPPGAGGDGLSVGLSRQRFVGVWPEYRAVLVGPSAQEAGGDGADVQLVPHRQSCAGEAGGDDRQGGFEPRWRGLKAVPGHAQSDPTSTSIPLGIDPFGELVVWDPARDGQVLSVRGSPQSGKSQTATMLQETSSAAAMNTIHGLAIDDDAHLDTNPDAFDLLDGGLHVVTMPVRFTPGYGSPLAKAQGLGPMLIIGAHSRQDLSNLGLLRLPPLDGDPGTAWFVTEQRTQAVRLFSPQRSALLSSGPRFSASGQAVP
- a CDS encoding GNAT family N-acetyltransferase — its product is MPIRDLTDGDDLRLNEVFADADTPAAHMARSLFRPSSDSPLLRSVIAEVVPGVPVGAAAIAQSPLHPYRAWVHVEVASEEQGHGQGRELFEAVCAETVGTTLEGLDLRTRVQAGSPGAGFAQALGFAPLTTTRVIKVAAGALPPSGGGRAEDLEIVATGSVKLTKAFLAWYTAVNKDDAVGPLTIGQVNNAFLSEAAGAHGAALLNGEAGAAADAGLSAFAVSYAREAEQTGVDITDAMPAPGDDEEAPTELIIGSMFETRDEAADTTSELFTAAIADAELLLARLSVDADVVLEVTSGMPVVSALADRLVEAGQASELYRYETLTGPPAQTH
- a CDS encoding purine-nucleoside phosphorylase — translated: MTDLSDPTAAARAAATTINSKAGIESHDIALVLGSGWGGAAELLGETISEISAAEVPGFHAPAVEGHGATLRTIRIEANGKHALVLGSRTHYYEGKGVRAVAHGVRTAAAAGCESLVLTNGCGGLNRNWAAGTPVLISDHLNLTGTSPIEGANFVDLTDLYSPRMRAIAKEVDPSLDEGVYAQFRGPHYETPAEVRMAGILGADLVGMSTSLEAIAARQAGMELMGISLVTNLAAGIQETPLSHAEVIEAGVAAAPRISGLLADIVAKL